A genomic window from Solanum dulcamara chromosome 11, daSolDulc1.2, whole genome shotgun sequence includes:
- the LOC129872771 gene encoding serine/threonine-protein kinase PBL34-like encodes MASAVSEVTWLLGLFSELGVSIQVPITILSDKEIKSSSKTTRGRDLEIVSQARNFAFNELTLATRNFRREYLLGVGGFGFVYKGWINESGSSPVKPGTGLAVAVKTLNRNGCQGHREWLAEVHFLQNLHHQNLVKLIGYCMEGNQRLIVYEFMARGSLENHIFRRSIILPWCIRMKIALGAAQGLAYLHEEVQKPVIFRDFKASNILLDADYNAKLSDFGLARDGPEGDQTHVSTRVMGTHGYAAPEYVMTGHLTMKSDVYSFGVVLLEILSGCKTMDKSRRMGERNLVSWAKPYLGDRHHFWRIIDPRLGGHFSKKGALKATEIASLCLRRNAKLRPQMSEVVEMLMHLPSMTETEDADVNSNRNNVEARVVANDKHVAGSLYSPTGSHASASNYALNNKQKGKLPMHA; translated from the exons AAGAAATTAAATCATCAAGTAAGACCACCAGAGGCAGGGATCTGGAAATAGTTTCTCAGGCTCGAAACTTTGCTTTTAATGAGCTGACTTTGGCGACAAGGAACTTCAGACGTGAATATCTTCTTGGAGTGGGCGGCTTTGGTTTTGTCTACAAAGGCTGGATCAATGAGAGCGGTAGTTCGCCAGTGAAACCTGGCACTGGTCTTGCTGTAGCAGTAAAGACTCTAAATAGAAATGGATGTCAGGGTCATAGGGAGTGGCTG GCTGAAGTACACTTTCTTCAAAATCTCCACCATCAAAATTTAGTTAAGTTAATAGGCTATTGCATGGAAGGCAATCAGAGGCTAATCGTCTACGAGTTTATGGCTCGTGGAAGTTTGGAGAACCATATCTTCAGAA GGTCCATAATTCTTCCTTGGTGCATCAGGATGAAAATAGCATTAGGGGCAGCACAAGGCCTAGCCTATCTTCATGAAGAAGTTCAAAAGCCGGTTATATTTCGTGATTTTAAGGCATCCAACATCTTATTAGATGcg GACTACAACGCGAAGCTATCAGACTTCGGGCTTGCCAGAGATGGGCCCGAGGGAGATCAGACGCATGTGTCGACACGTGTAATGGGAACACATGGCTATGCTGCTCCAGAATATGTGATGACTG GGCATCTGACAATGAAAAGCGACGTCTACAGCTTTGGAGTGGTTTTACTTGAAATATTGAGTGGCTGTAAAACCATGGACAAGAGCCGACGGATGGGTGAGCGTAACTTAGTATCATGGGCAAAACCCTATCTTGGAGATAGGCATCATTTTTGGCGGATCATAGATCCTCGTCTCGGAGGCCATTTCTCAAAGAAAGGAGCACTTAAGGCTACTGAGATTGCTTCTCTCTGCCTTAGAAGGAACGCGAAACTCAGACCTCAGATGAGCGAAGTTGTGGAAATGCTGATGCATCTGCCTTCAATGACTGAAACTGAAGATGCTGATGTCAACTCAAATAGAAATAATGTGGAGGCAAGGGTTGTAGCAAACGATAAACATGTAGCTGGGAGCCTCTATTCGCCAACTGGTTCACATGCGTCAGCATCTAACTATGCCCTTAATAACAAGCAGAAGGGGAAACTTCCAATGCATGCTTAA